A single window of Aphidius gifuensis isolate YNYX2018 linkage group LG1, ASM1490517v1, whole genome shotgun sequence DNA harbors:
- the LOC122847368 gene encoding uncharacterized protein LOC122847368 isoform X3, translating into MSFGTSYTYKVYKCCGVGGGGSTVPQTQLLGTSIVGTTSGRSVIMQDPVLESILEQMRETEARRAELEREHADAQNQLREKLAGRYQGPESIEAIQSKIRELEKKTELEIVRHEELSLELTSLRRARSRGPGATTTSSNLSGTTWPPAGSDIDRMIAKIEQDSSGRIMHELDHARGTVTTQQPSSVQGILRSSAENLHNLGQHHPPHPHALNLGMTSQPSHYAGSPMPLTPLMPGCPPLTPNGPPYHYSEPIPPAPSLSTSQTQPVFQQKLQYQTIQPHQSHVDLTAPHSQTTQSQQHQQQQQQQQQHQLQQQQKQQQQTHTHFSNNHYQETYPHTQTYQQPQNQQLPTASSCSYLGSTNQTALPHYSQPNQTSQNYQINGTQQTTNYSNLNMASHPNGTFTSSGIGSNYNTSHQMPHHNYSVPSSNIVQTTLASLPPYSSSSYHSTGLSSTPQSVLPYSSVQNTYSTAGSTYSTVGTNAFGTPGSSSSGLLQAIGDPLQAMQQLSAQSQANQLHQQAIIHQIQQSLRASSPTPTSTSGHHFLGPRQMPKIPTGILTNPLDRLTSDTLNEGQVDMLDIPGKGRCYVYIARFSYEPFQHSPNENPEAELPVQGGDYLLVWGQPDDDGFLDAETLDGRRGLVPANFVQKLVGDDLLEFHQAVLGLRDVDDAASTNIPQCYLQDIDLELAALEEGNRNRHELSAYAELDNIADEDEQEPPEVYLFSDLVPAPQHLTLERQLNKSVLINWTAPENSHQLESYHVYVDGVLKVTVKATERTRALVEGVDSTRPHRISVRSVTHSRRTSRDAACTMVIGKDGSVGPTAVKASNVTATSAIISWLPSNSNHQHVVCVNNVEVRTVKPGVYRHTITGLAPSTIYRVTVKAKNLRATNFEDQNAQSANNLACHVHFKTLPKGLPDPPVDIQVEAGPQDGTLLVTWHPVALSGSAVTGYAVYADGKKVTDVDSPTGDHALVDIHKLMSLNPKAITVRTKSRESQSGDSCATAIPCTVLRGGGGGPHMQQHMDGQQQQQQQRMGGVGQRYPGSSVPAHMRRHNTRVDAHGQVIIETDENLSDKEIYPGQNLQMGIPEMTKDSASENYSEEDDPMRNRRGMGPQQQQQQQQQQLQQQQQLQGQQGQLQGQQGQQQQHRYGLQSGSGSQVPPGIHRPSRIAGPRGTQDPYYGSDQPGTPRGRGPSYRGGRGNQSQSGGLSHHPGSQQQVNKRPRFFIALFDYDPTTMSPNPDACEIELPFSEGDTIKVYGEKDDDGFYWGECRGRQGFVPHNMVEEVKNPSASGQGQNQTGRRGQGDRWGDIYTNMPVRKMVALYDYDPQVLSPNVDAEQVELRFQTGNEIYVYGEMDDDGFYMGELDGVRGLVPSNFLTDAVPNKQGQPGQPGRRPPGQGQGPGARGPPPPPREPPPPGHRRNKDACIVPVSVPVCHLDSRQQQQQQNQQLQQQPQQQHQNQLQQQNNSPHLAYQQANHHSYTTVTTSNQHGGPGTGMGQNHQPGTVPPHLQQQGRGRGVGNRIVGNNMPGNHQNNQQQYQQQQQQQQQLDQQQNQGYQQAGMQGQSGYQQNYNQQQSTMQQQQQQQHGQQQGAQYGQQGPQQGGSSMMQGQQMNKQMRGIPAVIPNAQKPLDQNLQQQQQQQPGQQPGQPPIAGPNLMQKFTEMAGASAGGDILSKGKELIFMKFGLGK; encoded by the exons ATGTCGTTTGGCACTTCATATACCTACAAGGTATACAAG tgctGTGGCGTTGGAGGTGGAGGGTCCACAGTACCACAGACACAACTTCTTGGTACAAGTATTGTCGGGACCACCTCCGGAAGAAGCGTCATCATGCAGGACCCAGTACTCGAATCAATTcttgag cAAATGCGCGAGACGGAGGCTCGCAGAGCTGAATTAGAACGTGAACATGCTGATGCACAAAATCAATTGCGAGAAAAATTAGCTGGAAGATATCAAGGGCCAGAATCAATTGAGGCAATACAATCAAAAATAcgtgaattagaaaaaaaaacagaactTGAAATAGTACGTCATGAAGAATTATCATTAGAATTGACTAGTTTAAGACGTGCACGTAGTCGTGGTCCAGgtgcaacaacaacatcatcaaatttatctgGTACAACGTGGCCACCAGCTGGTTCAGATATTGATAGAATGATTGCCAAAATTGAACAGGATAGCag tGGAAGGATAATGCATGAGTTGGATCATGCAAGAGGTACTGTAACGACTCAACAGCCTTCATCGGTCCAAGGTATTCTCAGATCAAGTGCTGAAAATCTTCATAATCTTGGACAACATCATCCACCTCATCCACATGCATTAAATCTTGGAATGACATCACAACCCTCTCAC tatgcAGGCTCACCAATGCCATTGACACCATTGATGCCAGGCTGTCCACCACTGACACCAAATGGTCCACCCTATCATTATAGCGAGCCAATTCCACCAGCACCCTCATTATCAACAAGCCAAACACAGCCagtatttcaacaaaaattacaatatcaaACAATACAACCACATCAATCACATGTTGATTTAACAGCACCACATTCACAAACAACACAAtcacaacaacaccaacaacaacaacaacaacagcaacaacatcaattacaacagcaacaaaaacagcaacaacaaacgCACAcacatttttcaaataatcattatcaagAAACTTATCCACATACTCAAACGTATCAACAACCACAGAATCAACAATTACCAACAGCATCAAGTTGTTCTTATCTTGGATCAACAAATCAAACAGCATTGCCACATTATAGTCAGCCAAATCAAACTagtcaaaattatcaaataaatggAACTCAACAG ACAAcgaattattcaaatttgaaTATGGCATCACATCCAAATGGAACATTTACATCAAGTGGTATTGGAAGTAACTACAATACATCACATCAAATGCCACATCATAATTATTCAGTGccatcatcaaatattgttCAAACAACTCTTGCAAGTTTACCACcttattcatcatcatcttatCATTCAACTGGATTATCAAGTACACCACAATCAGTTCTTCCTTATTCAAGCGTACAGAATACATATTCAACTGCTGGATCAACATATTCAACAGTGGGGACCAATGCTTTTGGCACACCAG gcTCATCATCAAGTGGTCTTCTTCAAGCAATTGGTGATCCATTACAAGCAATGCAACAATTATCAGCTCAATCACAAGCAAATCAATTACATCAACAAGctattatacatcaaatacaACAATCATTACGTGCAAGTTCACCAACGCCAACATCAACATCAGGACATCATTTTCTTGGACCACGACAAATGCCTAAAATACCAACTGGTATATTGACAAATCCATTAGACAGATTAACAAGTGATACACTTAATGAAGGACAAGTTGATATGTTAGATATACCAGGAAAGGGTAGATGTTATGTTTACATTGCTAGATTTAGTTATGAGCCATTTCAACATTCACCAAATGAAAATCCAGAAGCTGAATTACCAGTACAAGGTggtgattatttattagtatgGGGACAACCAGATGATGATGGTTTTTTGGATGCTGAAACACTTGATGGAAGAAGAGGACTTGTACCAGCTAATTTTGTACAAAAACTTGTTGGTGATGATTTATTGGAATTTCATCAAGCTGTACTTGGACTTcgtgatgttgatgatgctgCTTCAACAAATATTCCACAA tgTTATCTACAAGATATTGATCTAGAGCTTGCTGCACTTGAAGAGGGCAATCGCAATCGTCATGAACTATCAGCATATGCAGAGCTGGATAATATTGCTGATGAAGATGAACAAGAACCACCAg AAGTCTACCTGTTTTCGGACCTAGTTCCGGCCCCGCAGCATCTCACCCTGGAGCGTCAGCTGAACAAGAGTGTGCTGATCAATTGGACTGCACCAGAGAATTCCCATCAGCTGGAGTCTTATCATGTCTATGTTGATGGTGTCCTGAAGGTGACTGTCAAAGCAACTGAAAGAACTCGGGCACTCGTTGAAGGTGTTGATTCTACAAGG ccaCACAGAATAAGTGTACGTTCAGTGACACATTCAAGAAGAACATCAAGAGATGCTGCATGTACAATGGTCATTGGTAAAGATGGTTCTGTTGGTCCAACAGCAGTTAAAGCATCAAATGTAACAGCAACAAGTGCAATAATATCATGGTTACCAAGTAATAGTAATCATCAGCATGTTGTTTGTGTTAACAATGTTGAAGTTAGAACAGTTAAACCAGGTGTTTATCGCCATACAATAACTGGTCTTGCACCATCAACAATATATCGTGTCACTGTGAAAGCCAAAAATTTACGTGCAACAAATTTTGAGGACCAAAATGCTCAGTCGGCCAATAATCTTGCCTGCCACGTACACTTTAAGACTTTGCCAAAGGGTCTACCAGATCCTCCAGTTGATATCCAG GTGGAGGCTGGACCGCAGGACGGCACTTTGCTAGTTACTTGGCACCCTGTTGCCCTAAGCGGTTCTGCTGTCACCGGTTATGCAGTTTACGCGGACGGCAAGAAGGTCACAGACGTTGATAGTCCAACGGGTGATCATGCCCTTGTTGATATACACAAATTAATGAGTTTAAATCCAAAGGCTATCACAGTGAGAACGAAAAGTCGTGAAAGTCAATCTGGTGATAGTTGTGCAACAGCAATACCATGTACTGTATTacgtggtggtggtggtggtccaCATATGCAACAACATATGGAtggacaacaacaacagcaacaacaacgtATGGGTGGTGTTGGACAAAGATATCCTGGTTCATCAGTACCAGCACATATGAGACGACACAATACTAGAGTTGATGCACATGGACAAGTCATCATTGAGactgatgaaaatttatcagataaagaaatatatcctggtcaaaatttacaaatgg GAATTCCAGAAATGACGAAAGACTCGGCGAGTGAAAATTATAGTGAAGAAGATGATCCAATGAGAAATAGAAGGGGAATGGGacctcaacaacaacaacagcagcagcagcaacagctacagcaacaacagcaattACAGGGACAACAAGGACAATTACAGGGTCAACAgggacaacaacaacaacatcggTATGGATTACAATCTGGTAGTGGATCTCAAGTTCCACCTGGTATTCATCGACCAAGTCGAATTGCTGGACCAAGAGGTACTCAAGATCCATACTATGGTTCTGATCAACCag gAACTCCAAGAGGTAGAGGACCATCTTATCGTGGTGGAAGAGGTAATCAGTCACAAAGTGGTGGTTTATCTCATCATCCTGGCTCACAGCAACAAGTTAACAAAAGACCAAGATTTTTCATAGCACTATTTGATTATGATCCAACAACAATGTCACCAAATCCTGATGCATGTGAAATTGAATTACCATTTTCTGAGGGTGATACAATCAag GTTTATGGAGAAAAAGATGATGATGGATTTTATTGGGGTGAATGTCGTGGACGTCAAGGATTTGTTCCTCATAATATGGTAGAAGAAGTTAAAAATCCTTCAGCAAGTGGACAAGGCCAAAATCAAACTGGTCGACGTGGTCAGGGTGATAGATGGGGtgatatttatacaaatatgcCAGTTAGAAAAATGGTTGCATTGTATGATTATGATCCACAAGTATTATCACCCAATGTTGATGCTGAg cAAGTTGAATTACGTTTTCAAACTGGAAATGAAATATATGTTTATGGTGAAATGGATGATGATGGTTTTTACATGGGTGAATTGGATGGTGTACGTGGACTTGTACCGAGTAATTTTCTTACTGATGCAGTACCAAATAAACAGGGTCAACCAGGTCAACCTGGTCGTCGTCCACCAGGTCAAGGACAAGGACCAGGTGCACGtggaccaccaccaccaccaagagAACCACCACCGCCTGGTCATCGTCGTAATAAAg ATGCCTGCATTGTGCCTGTGTCTGTCCCTGTCTGTCACTTAGACTCtagacaacaacaacaacaacaaaatcaacaactacaacaacaaccacaacaacaacatcaaaaccaactacaacaacaaaacaatTCACCGCATCTAGCGTATCAACAAGCCAATCATCACAGCTACACAACAGTTACAACGTCAAATCAGCATGGTGGTCCTGGTACAGGAATGGGTCAAAACCATCAACCTGGTACTGTACCACCTCATCTTCAACAGCAG ggGAGGGGGAGAGGCGTGGGCAATCGGATCGTTGGTAATAATATGCCTggtaatcatcaaaataatcagcaacaatatcaacagcaacaacagcaacaacaacaattggatcaacaacaaaatcagGGATATCAGCAAGCGGGTATGCAGGGTCAATCAGGctatcaacaaaattacaatcaacaacaatcaacaatgcaacagcagcaacaacaacaacatggtCAACAACAAGGAGCTCAATATGGTCAACAAGGACCTCAACAGGGTGGTTCATCAATGATGCAAGgacaacaaatgaataaacaaatgcGTGGTATACCAGCAGTAATACCAAATGCTCAAAAACCACTTGATCAAAATctacaacagcaacaacaacaacagccagGACAACAGCCAGGACAACCACCAATTGCTGGTCCAAATTTAATGCAAAAATTTACTGAAATGGCTGGTGCTAGTGCTGGTGgtgatatattatcaaaaggAAAAGAacttatatttatgaaatttggATTAGGAAAGTGA
- the LOC122847368 gene encoding uncharacterized protein LOC122847368 isoform X7 produces MSFGTSYTYKVYKCCGVGGGGSTVPQTQLLGTSIVGTTSGRSVIMQDPVLESILEQMRETEARRAELEREHADAQNQLREKLAGRYQGPESIEAIQSKIRELEKKTELEIVRHEELSLELTSLRRARSRGPGATTTSSNLSGTTWPPAGSDIDRMIAKIEQDSSGRIMHELDHARGTVTTQQPSSVQGILRSSAENLHNLGQHHPPHPHALNLGMTSQPSHNQQLPTASSCSYLGSTNQTALPHYSQPNQTSQNYQINGTQQTTNYSNLNMASHPNGTFTSSGIGSNYNTSHQMPHHNYSVPSSNIVQTTLASLPPYSSSSYHSTGLSSTPQSVLPYSSVQNTYSTAGSTYSTVGTNAFGTPGVNSGSSSSGLLQAIGDPLQAMQQLSAQSQANQLHQQAIIHQIQQSLRASSPTPTSTSGHHFLGPRQMPKIPTGILTNPLDRLTSDTLNEGQVDMLDIPGKGRCYVYIARFSYEPFQHSPNENPEAELPVQGGDYLLVWGQPDDDGFLDAETLDGRRGLVPANFVQKLVGDDLLEFHQAVLGLRDVDDAASTNIPQCYLQDIDLELAALEEGNRNRHELSAYAELDNIADEDEQEPPEVYLFSDLVPAPQHLTLERQLNKSVLINWTAPENSHQLESYHVYVDGVLKVTVKATERTRALVEGVDSTRPHRISVRSVTHSRRTSRDAACTMVIGKDGSVGPTAVKASNVTATSAIISWLPSNSNHQHVVCVNNVEVRTVKPGVYRHTITGLAPSTIYRVTVKAKNLRATNFEDQNAQSANNLACHVHFKTLPKGLPDPPVDIQVEAGPQDGTLLVTWHPVALSGSAVTGYAVYADGKKVTDVDSPTGDHALVDIHKLMSLNPKAITVRTKSRESQSGDSCATAIPCTVLRGGGGGPHMQQHMDGQQQQQQQRMGGVGQRYPGSSVPAHMRRHNTRVDAHGQVIIETDENLSDKEIYPGQNLQMGIPEMTKDSASENYSEEDDPMRNRRGMGPQQQQQQQQQQLQQQQQLQGQQGQLQGQQGQQQQHRYGLQSGSGSQVPPGIHRPSRIAGPRGTQDPYYGSDQPGTPRGRGPSYRGGRGNQSQSGGLSHHPGSQQQVNKRPRFFIALFDYDPTTMSPNPDACEIELPFSEGDTIKVYGEKDDDGFYWGECRGRQGFVPHNMVEEVKNPSASGQGQNQTGRRGQGDRWGDIYTNMPVRKMVALYDYDPQVLSPNVDAEQVELRFQTGNEIYVYGEMDDDGFYMGELDGVRGLVPSNFLTDAVPNKQGQPGQPGRRPPGQGQGPGARGPPPPPREPPPPGHRRNKDACIVPVSVPVCHLDSRQQQQQQNQQLQQQPQQQHQNQLQQQNNSPHLAYQQANHHSYTTVTTSNQHGGPGTGMGQNHQPGTVPPHLQQQGRGRGVGNRIVGNNMPGNHQNNQQQYQQQQQQQQQLDQQQNQGYQQAGMQGQSGYQQNYNQQQSTMQQQQQQQHGQQQGAQYGQQGPQQGGSSMMQGQQMNKQMRGIPAVIPNAQKPLDQNLQQQQQQQPGQQPGQPPIAGPNLMQKFTEMAGASAGGDILSKGKELIFMKFGLGK; encoded by the exons ATGTCGTTTGGCACTTCATATACCTACAAGGTATACAAG tgctGTGGCGTTGGAGGTGGAGGGTCCACAGTACCACAGACACAACTTCTTGGTACAAGTATTGTCGGGACCACCTCCGGAAGAAGCGTCATCATGCAGGACCCAGTACTCGAATCAATTcttgag cAAATGCGCGAGACGGAGGCTCGCAGAGCTGAATTAGAACGTGAACATGCTGATGCACAAAATCAATTGCGAGAAAAATTAGCTGGAAGATATCAAGGGCCAGAATCAATTGAGGCAATACAATCAAAAATAcgtgaattagaaaaaaaaacagaactTGAAATAGTACGTCATGAAGAATTATCATTAGAATTGACTAGTTTAAGACGTGCACGTAGTCGTGGTCCAGgtgcaacaacaacatcatcaaatttatctgGTACAACGTGGCCACCAGCTGGTTCAGATATTGATAGAATGATTGCCAAAATTGAACAGGATAGCag tGGAAGGATAATGCATGAGTTGGATCATGCAAGAGGTACTGTAACGACTCAACAGCCTTCATCGGTCCAAGGTATTCTCAGATCAAGTGCTGAAAATCTTCATAATCTTGGACAACATCATCCACCTCATCCACATGCATTAAATCTTGGAATGACATCACAACCCTCTCAC AATCAACAATTACCAACAGCATCAAGTTGTTCTTATCTTGGATCAACAAATCAAACAGCATTGCCACATTATAGTCAGCCAAATCAAACTagtcaaaattatcaaataaatggAACTCAACAG ACAAcgaattattcaaatttgaaTATGGCATCACATCCAAATGGAACATTTACATCAAGTGGTATTGGAAGTAACTACAATACATCACATCAAATGCCACATCATAATTATTCAGTGccatcatcaaatattgttCAAACAACTCTTGCAAGTTTACCACcttattcatcatcatcttatCATTCAACTGGATTATCAAGTACACCACAATCAGTTCTTCCTTATTCAAGCGTACAGAATACATATTCAACTGCTGGATCAACATATTCAACAGTGGGGACCAATGCTTTTGGCACACCAGGTGTTAATTCTG gcTCATCATCAAGTGGTCTTCTTCAAGCAATTGGTGATCCATTACAAGCAATGCAACAATTATCAGCTCAATCACAAGCAAATCAATTACATCAACAAGctattatacatcaaatacaACAATCATTACGTGCAAGTTCACCAACGCCAACATCAACATCAGGACATCATTTTCTTGGACCACGACAAATGCCTAAAATACCAACTGGTATATTGACAAATCCATTAGACAGATTAACAAGTGATACACTTAATGAAGGACAAGTTGATATGTTAGATATACCAGGAAAGGGTAGATGTTATGTTTACATTGCTAGATTTAGTTATGAGCCATTTCAACATTCACCAAATGAAAATCCAGAAGCTGAATTACCAGTACAAGGTggtgattatttattagtatgGGGACAACCAGATGATGATGGTTTTTTGGATGCTGAAACACTTGATGGAAGAAGAGGACTTGTACCAGCTAATTTTGTACAAAAACTTGTTGGTGATGATTTATTGGAATTTCATCAAGCTGTACTTGGACTTcgtgatgttgatgatgctgCTTCAACAAATATTCCACAA tgTTATCTACAAGATATTGATCTAGAGCTTGCTGCACTTGAAGAGGGCAATCGCAATCGTCATGAACTATCAGCATATGCAGAGCTGGATAATATTGCTGATGAAGATGAACAAGAACCACCAg AAGTCTACCTGTTTTCGGACCTAGTTCCGGCCCCGCAGCATCTCACCCTGGAGCGTCAGCTGAACAAGAGTGTGCTGATCAATTGGACTGCACCAGAGAATTCCCATCAGCTGGAGTCTTATCATGTCTATGTTGATGGTGTCCTGAAGGTGACTGTCAAAGCAACTGAAAGAACTCGGGCACTCGTTGAAGGTGTTGATTCTACAAGG ccaCACAGAATAAGTGTACGTTCAGTGACACATTCAAGAAGAACATCAAGAGATGCTGCATGTACAATGGTCATTGGTAAAGATGGTTCTGTTGGTCCAACAGCAGTTAAAGCATCAAATGTAACAGCAACAAGTGCAATAATATCATGGTTACCAAGTAATAGTAATCATCAGCATGTTGTTTGTGTTAACAATGTTGAAGTTAGAACAGTTAAACCAGGTGTTTATCGCCATACAATAACTGGTCTTGCACCATCAACAATATATCGTGTCACTGTGAAAGCCAAAAATTTACGTGCAACAAATTTTGAGGACCAAAATGCTCAGTCGGCCAATAATCTTGCCTGCCACGTACACTTTAAGACTTTGCCAAAGGGTCTACCAGATCCTCCAGTTGATATCCAG GTGGAGGCTGGACCGCAGGACGGCACTTTGCTAGTTACTTGGCACCCTGTTGCCCTAAGCGGTTCTGCTGTCACCGGTTATGCAGTTTACGCGGACGGCAAGAAGGTCACAGACGTTGATAGTCCAACGGGTGATCATGCCCTTGTTGATATACACAAATTAATGAGTTTAAATCCAAAGGCTATCACAGTGAGAACGAAAAGTCGTGAAAGTCAATCTGGTGATAGTTGTGCAACAGCAATACCATGTACTGTATTacgtggtggtggtggtggtccaCATATGCAACAACATATGGAtggacaacaacaacagcaacaacaacgtATGGGTGGTGTTGGACAAAGATATCCTGGTTCATCAGTACCAGCACATATGAGACGACACAATACTAGAGTTGATGCACATGGACAAGTCATCATTGAGactgatgaaaatttatcagataaagaaatatatcctggtcaaaatttacaaatgg GAATTCCAGAAATGACGAAAGACTCGGCGAGTGAAAATTATAGTGAAGAAGATGATCCAATGAGAAATAGAAGGGGAATGGGacctcaacaacaacaacagcagcagcagcaacagctacagcaacaacagcaattACAGGGACAACAAGGACAATTACAGGGTCAACAgggacaacaacaacaacatcggTATGGATTACAATCTGGTAGTGGATCTCAAGTTCCACCTGGTATTCATCGACCAAGTCGAATTGCTGGACCAAGAGGTACTCAAGATCCATACTATGGTTCTGATCAACCag gAACTCCAAGAGGTAGAGGACCATCTTATCGTGGTGGAAGAGGTAATCAGTCACAAAGTGGTGGTTTATCTCATCATCCTGGCTCACAGCAACAAGTTAACAAAAGACCAAGATTTTTCATAGCACTATTTGATTATGATCCAACAACAATGTCACCAAATCCTGATGCATGTGAAATTGAATTACCATTTTCTGAGGGTGATACAATCAag GTTTATGGAGAAAAAGATGATGATGGATTTTATTGGGGTGAATGTCGTGGACGTCAAGGATTTGTTCCTCATAATATGGTAGAAGAAGTTAAAAATCCTTCAGCAAGTGGACAAGGCCAAAATCAAACTGGTCGACGTGGTCAGGGTGATAGATGGGGtgatatttatacaaatatgcCAGTTAGAAAAATGGTTGCATTGTATGATTATGATCCACAAGTATTATCACCCAATGTTGATGCTGAg cAAGTTGAATTACGTTTTCAAACTGGAAATGAAATATATGTTTATGGTGAAATGGATGATGATGGTTTTTACATGGGTGAATTGGATGGTGTACGTGGACTTGTACCGAGTAATTTTCTTACTGATGCAGTACCAAATAAACAGGGTCAACCAGGTCAACCTGGTCGTCGTCCACCAGGTCAAGGACAAGGACCAGGTGCACGtggaccaccaccaccaccaagagAACCACCACCGCCTGGTCATCGTCGTAATAAAg ATGCCTGCATTGTGCCTGTGTCTGTCCCTGTCTGTCACTTAGACTCtagacaacaacaacaacaacaaaatcaacaactacaacaacaaccacaacaacaacatcaaaaccaactacaacaacaaaacaatTCACCGCATCTAGCGTATCAACAAGCCAATCATCACAGCTACACAACAGTTACAACGTCAAATCAGCATGGTGGTCCTGGTACAGGAATGGGTCAAAACCATCAACCTGGTACTGTACCACCTCATCTTCAACAGCAG ggGAGGGGGAGAGGCGTGGGCAATCGGATCGTTGGTAATAATATGCCTggtaatcatcaaaataatcagcaacaatatcaacagcaacaacagcaacaacaacaattggatcaacaacaaaatcagGGATATCAGCAAGCGGGTATGCAGGGTCAATCAGGctatcaacaaaattacaatcaacaacaatcaacaatgcaacagcagcaacaacaacaacatggtCAACAACAAGGAGCTCAATATGGTCAACAAGGACCTCAACAGGGTGGTTCATCAATGATGCAAGgacaacaaatgaataaacaaatgcGTGGTATACCAGCAGTAATACCAAATGCTCAAAAACCACTTGATCAAAATctacaacagcaacaacaacaacagccagGACAACAGCCAGGACAACCACCAATTGCTGGTCCAAATTTAATGCAAAAATTTACTGAAATGGCTGGTGCTAGTGCTGGTGgtgatatattatcaaaaggAAAAGAacttatatttatgaaatttggATTAGGAAAGTGA